From Sphingopyxis sp. MWB1, a single genomic window includes:
- a CDS encoding TetR/AcrR family transcriptional regulator codes for MNSLSSPSLTTRERIVAEARTLFAERGFYGVSIAQIAAEMGLTKQALLHHFGTKEKLYGCVLEEIANELATIRPTEDASHDPVERLADYFVAMLAGDPGENERYRLLMREILDNRGRAKNAHHWFLRPFLEELTRLMRKVPSWSEAPEEIILAALIQILGAVNYHAVSRPTFGAIFGGEVVGAVDGIFIAQFRRLIEAVLRAGPVQGAIGG; via the coding sequence ATGAACTCTTTGTCATCTCCTTCATTGACTACCCGCGAGCGCATAGTGGCCGAAGCGCGGACCCTATTCGCTGAGCGCGGCTTTTATGGCGTGAGTATCGCTCAGATCGCCGCAGAAATGGGCCTGACCAAGCAGGCATTGCTGCACCATTTCGGAACCAAGGAAAAACTCTACGGATGTGTGTTGGAAGAAATTGCCAATGAACTGGCGACAATACGCCCGACGGAGGATGCCTCTCATGATCCTGTAGAACGATTGGCTGACTATTTTGTCGCAATGCTGGCGGGCGATCCGGGGGAGAATGAGCGCTATCGATTGCTGATGCGGGAGATATTGGACAATCGTGGACGCGCCAAAAATGCGCATCATTGGTTTCTGAGGCCGTTTCTTGAAGAGCTAACTCGGTTGATGCGGAAAGTTCCTTCCTGGTCTGAGGCGCCGGAGGAGATAATATTGGCGGCACTTATCCAGATTTTGGGAGCGGTAAACTATCACGCCGTGTCCCGTCCCACCTTTGGAGCCATATTTGGCGGAGAGGTGGTGGGGGCGGTGGATGGTATTTTTATCGCTCAGTTTCGCCGGCTGATTGAGGCGGTTTT